One stretch of Malus domestica chromosome 14, GDT2T_hap1 DNA includes these proteins:
- the LOC103453941 gene encoding UPF0481 protein At3g47200-like: MDTNPLQQQQPNMDSHPISIWEVNKDRLATMYQMISEPPKLLRNAAGKPSCCIFRLPQSLLEINGKSYNPHIVSIGPYHRGEPRVKMIEEHKWKYLGSLLARTEPKGLSLKDYLKALEPLEQQARECYSERINLTTEEFLEMLVLDGCFIIELLRKVGLLVRFERDDPLVHMVWIIPFLVRDFLRLENQIPYFVLLALFDLTTTEEHKENGKSLSLLALEFFNNHMQRPDHVIQKHHNLTGMHLLDLLRSSVIPPGHEEPRSSNTIPTHTIHCVSKLRRAGIKLNPGKGESFLVIKFKRGVIEMPTITIDDFMSPFLLNCVAYEQCHKSSSKHITTYATLLDCLVNTYKDVEYLCDRNILENYFGNDGEVAQFINNLGKDVAFDMDRCYLSKLFNDVHHYYGNSWHVQWASFKYTYFNTPWSFISAFVALILLILTLVQTIYTVMSYYPPL, from the exons ATGGACACCAATCCACTGCAGCAACAACAACCCAACATGGACAGCCATCCAATCAGCATCTGGGAAGTGAACAAGGATCGGTTGGCCACCATGTACCAGATGATCTCAGAACCCCCAAAACTCCTAAGAAATGCAGCAGGCAAGCCCTCCTGCTGCATCTTCAGACTCCCACAGAGCCTTCTCGAGATAAACGGCAAGTCGTACAACCCCCACATCGTCTCCATCGGTCCATACCACAGAGGAGAGCCACGGGTCAAGATGATCGAAGAGCACAAGTGGAAATATTTGGGTTCTTTGCTTGCAAGGACAGAGCCCAAAGGGTTGTCTTTAAAGGACTACTTGAAGGCCTTGGAGCCATTGGAACAACAAGCTAGAGAGTGTTACTCAGAAAGAATAAATCTTACCACGgaagaatttttggaaatgttGGTTCTTGATGGTTGTTTTATAATCGAATTGTTACGAAAAGTCGgccttttggttcggttcgagCGTGACGATCCTCTTGTCCACATGGTTTGGATAATCCCATTTTTGGTTAGGGATTTTCTTAGGCTTGAAAATCAAATACCCTACTTTGTTCTCCTGGCTTTGTTTGATCTCACAACTACGGAAGAACATAAAGAAAATGGGAAGTCATTGTCGTTGCTTGCCTTGGAATTCTTCAACAACCATATGCAGAGGCCTGATCATGTCATTCAAAAGCACCACAATCTTACAG GTATGCATTTGCTCGATTTGTTGCGCTCAAGTGTTATACCGCCAGGCCATGAGGAGCCACGTAGTAGCAACACCATACCAACACATACCATCCATTGTGTCTCGAAGCTTCGCCGTGCAGGAATCAAGCTCAATCCGGGCAAGGGCGaaagcttcttggtgatcaaATTCAAGCGCGGAGTCATCGAAATGCCAACTATAACAATCGACGATTTCATGAGCCCCTTCTTGCTCAACTGTGTGGCCTATGAGCAGTGCCACAAGTCAAGTTCTAAGCACATCACCACCTACGCAACATTGCTCGATTGCCTTGTGAACACATACAAGGATGTTGAGTATTTGTGTGACCGTAACATCCTCGAGAATTACTTTGGGAACGATGGGGAAGTTGCTCAATTTATTAATAACTTGGGGAAGGATGTGGCTTTTGATATGGATAGGTGTTACTTGTCAAAGTTGTTCAATGACGTGCATCACTATTATGGGAATAGTTGGCATGTTCAATGGGCTAGCTTCAAGTATACTTATTTTAATACTCCATGGTCCTTCATATCTGCGTTTGTTGCTTTGATTTTGTTGATACTCACCTTGGTACAGACCATTTACACTGTTATGAGTTACTATCCTCCACTATGA